From the Manis javanica isolate MJ-LG chromosome 13, MJ_LKY, whole genome shotgun sequence genome, one window contains:
- the GADD45B gene encoding growth arrest and DNA damage-inducible protein GADD45 beta encodes MTLEELVACDNAAQRMQSVSAAVEELLVAAQRQDRLTVGVYESAKLMNVDPDSVVLCLLAIDEEEEDDIALQIHFTLIQSFCCDNDINIVRVSGMQRLAQLLGEPVETQGTTEARDLHCLLVTNPHTDAWKSHGLVEVASYCEESRGNNQWVPYISLQER; translated from the exons ATGACGCTGGAAGAGCTCGTGGCGTGCGACAACGCGGCGCAGAG GATGCAGTCGGTGAGCGCGGCGGTGGAGGAGCTGCTGGTGGCCGCGCAGCGCCAGGACCGCCTCACGGTGGGGGTGTACGAGTCGGCCAAGCTGATGAATGT GGACCCTGACAGCGTGGTCCTGTGCCTCCTGGCCATTGACGAGGAGGAAGAGGATGACATTGCCCTGCAGATACACTTCACGCTCATCCAGTCCTTCTGCTGCGACAACGACATCAACATCGTGCGGGTGTCAGGCATGCAGCGCCTGGCGCAGCTGCTGGGTGAACCTGTGGAGACGCAGGGCACCACCGAGGCCCGGGACCTGCACTGCCTCCTGGTCACG AACCCTCACACAGATGCTTGGAAAAGCCACGGCCTGGTGGAGGTGGCCAGTTACTGTGAAGAGAGCCGGGGTAACAACCAGTGGGTCCCCTACATCTCCCTCCAGGAGCGCTGA